The segment ACAAAGAAGGTAACCaattgattataaatatttatttttttcaaattaaaattgattgaaccaagtttagggtttagctaatcatttttgtttgttctgTTTTGAAATCATAGTTGAGGATGGACATGTGAAGCGTTGCCATGATGATGACATACAGTCCAATATACTTGAAGTAGTTGGATCAAACATACAGTCTACATACATCACATGCCCCGCTGATCTTTCCGCAACTCTTGGTATCAAACTACCCTTTCTGGTATTGGTtgtgaagaacatgaagaagtATTTCTCATTCGAGATTCAGATTCTTGATGACAAGAATGTGCGCCGGCGTTTCCGAGCTTCTAACTTTCAAGTACGTTTTGTCTTGTCTTCCCCCCTTGTTTCATTCAGTCTCTGAATCCTTTATTGATGTCTTGGGTTGTTGAATGTTTGGTTTTGTAGTCTGTGACTAGAGTAAAGCCATATATATGCACAATGCCATTGAAGATGGATGAGGGATGGAATCAGATCCAGCTGAACTTGACTGATCTTACTAGGAGAGCTTATGGGACTAATTACGCCGAGACTTTGCGAGTTCAGGTTCATGCTAACTGCCGTCTCAGAAGGATATATTTTGCTGATCGTCTCTACTCGGATGAAGAGCTTCCTCCAGAGTTCAAACTCTATCTCCCAGTGCAGGTCAGATATTAGATACTACTCTTCTCTCCTTGGATGACTCATTTTTACTTACAAGACTCCCTTTTGTTCGACTGCAGAAAGCATGAGCGTGTTCCTGCCCCCTTGTCGTGGAAGCTACTTTTAGATAGACCTAGAGCGTCTTAGGTTAGGTGAGAGTTTCAGGATGGCTTGTAGCATTCACAGCATTTGGAATTTGCCGTACCTTGAGCAGCTTGGCTTTGATAAATTATGTTTGTTGTGTCTTTATGAAATGGGATCATATACGCTTAAGATTTTCAATGAGTATTGTACATGACTGAATCATATCATTCATGATTGTGTGCTAATTTTGAGGAAACAAACATTCAAATGGAATgcaaattcaaatttatttgagAGGAGTTAATGCCACATCAAGCCGAGAACACAATTATAGATATGGGTAAACTGCAGGATCTTTTTATAACATACAGAAGGATGTTTTACTGGCCAATGACCCGCTTGGCCCCTTCTAAGGTGTTCTTGAGCAGCATTGCCACTGTCATTGGGCCTACACCACCAGGGACCGGAGTTATGAAGCCTGCAACTTTAGAAGCTTCGGCGAAATCAACATCTCCAACCAACCGGTATCCAGATTTCCTGCTCGGGTCGCTGACTGCGTTAGTTCCAACGTCGATCACTGCAGCCCCTGGTTTTATCCAGTCTCCCTTGATCTGAAAATGTCAAAGACGAGAGTGGTTTTTGAATTTGATGAAAATTATTCACATTTGTCTCTACTCAACTACTGGATTATCTTCCTAAAGAAGAGTCAGAAACAATCACCATGCAGGCCTGTCCAGCTGCAGCAATAACGATGTCAGCTTCCTTTATGATAGCCTCGGGATCTTTGGTGTGAGAATGTACAGTAGTAACAGTAGCATCAGCCTTGAGCAATAGAAGTGAAACGGGCAAACCAACAATGTTACTCCGACCTACAACAACAGCTCGTTGCCCCTTAATCTTTATGCCACTCCTCACCAAGAGCTCCAGACATCCCTGCACACAAGAGACTCACTCACCTCATCAATTAATTATCCATGAAGAAAAGAAGTCAGTATGCAAAAAGAAGGAAGGAGCAGTAAAGTACCTTAGGGGTGCATGGAAGGAAGAGGGGTTCTCTGCCTTTCATGGCTAGCTTACCAATATTCAAAGGATGGAATCCATCTACGTCTTTATCAATGCTGATAGCCCCCAAAACATTCTCCTCATTGATATGTTTCGGCAATGGGAGTTGAACTAATATACCTGCAAATAAATTTCTACAGCTCAGTAATGAAACAGACAAAAGTTAAAAAGTAAAGTATAACCGACCATGGACTTGGGGATCTGAATTGAGTTGATGAACTTTGGTTATAAGCTCAGCTTCAGGAACATCTTCAGGTAGGTCCACATCAAATGACTTGATCCCAACCTCAGCGCATGCTTTCCTCTTCATATTCACATAAGTCTGTGAATCTTTCCGTACACCAACTATGACAACCGCTAGTCCTGGGACCTGCAcgaagggaaaaaaaaaaagactccaTTCATTCTTGTGCTTTGTTACAATGTGATCAGAAACTCGGTTGAAACATTATGAATAACACACATTTCAACTGTTTATAAtgatattaaacatatataaacttAGCACACAAACTCAATGATATTAAGACAGAAAGTATGCTACTTGAGGTAACCAAGACTAGAGAATGCTAGAGTCAGACACAAAAATTTAATGTTCTCATGAATAGAAGTAACAAACGCAGACGCAGTTTCAAAACGATTCAACAGAAATATAGCGTTTACATTTGAGCTTTGTTTAAGCTAGTTCAGCCTAAGATGTGTGATCATCGCTTCGCTCTTATATTGAACCTTAAAGCTAATCACTTTACACGATCAATCACGCTTAGCAGACAAATTGTATCTTTGAGTGATAAAACTGTGAAAATTGACTACCTTGCCGTGTTTCTCAGATAAAAGGCGAACTTCGTCGGCGATCTCTGATCGGATGGTATGAGCAATCGCCTTTCCATCGATTATCTTCGCCGTTGGTGACGCCATCTAGTCGGAATCTCCCTCTCTATGTCTGGTCAGTACAACTCTCAGGTAGTGTCTGTCTATCCACCTGTCAAAAGATAACGACTTTTTATATCTGAATCTATCCGCGAATAGGAATATTCCTACTCATGCAACCAAACGTTATCTAAATTTCCGCGAAATCGAACCAAACAAGAAAACGACGTCGTGTGCAGGGTGGGCCGGATCGTAACTTACGCGAGGCTTTATCGAGGTCACGAAAACCCAAATCCGTTTGTATTAACACCCCACGCCGTAACGGCGAATCTATTACCCTCCCAGCGTTTTCCGGGACAGTAAAAGAAGATTTCTTATGGCGGTTAATCGGGTCACAGAGGTGTACGTGTCGCCACATCAGTGGTCAACAGTGCGCGTATATTAAATTGTATACTCacgtgtgtgtatatatacatagaCTTGGTGTTGTTTTCCCGCGCGAGATTAAATTTCTTCTTAGGGTTTGAAGCAGAGAGAGAGCGTTACGTAGATATCTCTCACACCGTTTCTTCTTTAATTCGTCTCGATTTAAGGCGGAGGCGTTAGCAGTGAGAGAGCTCTTAAATTTCGGATCTTTCTGTTCAGCTTTTTAACCAGCGACGTTTTGGTTTTGGGATCTCTGTGATTACTACAGAAACATATGTAAGATCTTTTCTCTTGTACCTAgctttttgaattttatattttgagtaaagcttttgaattttaatttggGTTTGGATTTTCGTAATTTTTTAATGGATTCGATTGGAAATTCGAGATTTttcttgaataaaaaaaaattcaaaatttcgaCAGAATTAGGGGGGAAATCTTCTTCAAGTTCAATTTGTGTGATTAATTAGGGTTCCTATTGAAGTTCAATTTGTGTGATTAATTCTCCTATTAACGCATCATATCCCCTAAAAagtactttatttttatttttcagtgTATTGAGAGGGAACGATTAGTTGCGTTTGCGAGCATGGAAGAAGTTGAGCCTCCACTGACACCACCACCCAATGACTCTAATGGAAATAGAAGTGAAGCATCTCTCTTGGACTTATGCCAGgttctttgtttgatttttaatgttgtatatttatatcataCACAATGAACTTGAAGAATATTCAGCTCTAATCCCCctttaatctaatttgatttttgCAGAAGGTTCTGTCTCTTGAGAGTAGCATTTGCGTTGAAGCTTTGAATTTGTTTGCAGAAACCAAACTGATTTTGTCAACAAACATGGCTGACATTGGAAGTGGAACGGTGATAATATACACTTTtgtctctcttctttttctccttttatCAGTATTATGATTAATTCTTTGTTGTTATGCTTATTAGGCGGAGGAAGTGGAGAGGTTCTGGTTTGCGTTTGTTCTCTACTCAGTGAAGATGCTTTCTGTGAGAAAACAAGTGGACGTCCACCAGTCAATGGCTGGTGGTAATGGTTTTAATCTATGTCAGATACTAAGGGCTCTAAAGCTCAAGTACGTAATCCCAATTTCTTCTTGcctttcttttaataatatatatttgttttgataaTATTCTTTGTTTATGTTTCAGTATTGTGGATTTCTTTAGAGAGTTGCCTCAGTTTGTGGTCAAGGCTGGTCCTGTGCTTTGTCAACTTTACGGTTCAGACTGGGAGAACAGACTTCAGGTACTGTCCTTACCtctttatatatagttttatgttgCATCAttgctaattttttttacttaatagGCAAAGGAGCTGCAGGCTGACTTTGTCCATCTTAGCCTTCTAAGCAGGTGAGTTTAGTTCATCTCCTGTCTTGCAGTCGTACCTCGTTTTTCTTTGTCCTGTGTGCATGATAGTGGTTGACATAGATATACACCTTCGTAACACCTTAATCTGAGAAGCAGACTTTCTCACTATGCAATGATCAGAATATGGGCTTGAATTGCTACTTCTATGTATGTGACTGACTCTTTTCTTGGTGACAGTTACTACAAACGTGGGTACCGGGAATTCTTCTTGACATACGACGCAAACGCAGAAAGTACCTCAGCAAACTCTGCTAGTTATTTGCCGGATAGTTACCGTTTTGGATGGTTACTCTTTCTTGCACTCCGAAACCACGCTTTTAGTCGCTTTAAAGACCTTGTGACATGCACTAATGGCCTAGTTTCTATACTGGTTAGTAAACACTCCCTAGTTTGTCCATTCATTACTATTTGTTATACTTTCGTTACTTGACAGACGCTTCATTTTCAAAATCAGGCTATTTTGATCATACACGTCCCTTGTCGGTTTAGAAATTTCAACATCCAAGACTCTTCACGCTTTGGTAAGTGTTTATTTTATTGTAGCCACTTGACCTTGTCGGATTGAATATATTTATCCCCTATTCTCATTTCTGTGATGAATTTCAGTTAAGAAAGATGACAAAGATGTAGACTTGATTGCATCGCTTTGCAAGATATATGACGCCTCAGAAGATGAGTTGAGGGCAATAATGGAGAAGACCAACAATTTGATAGAATCAATACTGAAGAAGAAGCACTCTTCTTCATCCGCATGCCAAACTGACAAGCTAAGAAGTATTAACCCAGGTTGGTCTAAGAACATTTTTTCCATTTCACATAGTGTTGTGAGTTGATTGAATAGCTACCtggtttttctataaaaatggAGTTTCGTTTTCAGATGGTCTGACCTACTTTGAGGATTTACTGGACGAGAGATCCATCTCAACCAGCTTGATCACACTAGAAAAAGATTACGCTGATGCAGTCTGTAATAAAAGCGAACTTGATGAGAGGATCTTCATCAATGAAGAGGATAGCTTGCTTGGATCTGGAAGCTTATCTGCAGGAGCTGTTAATATTACTGGCGTTAAGAGGAAAACTGATTCTCTGAGCTCACCTGCGAGGACATTTATAAGTCCACTCTCTCCTCATAAGTCACCTGCCGCTAAGACGAATAGTATTATTGGTGGTGGTAATAAGTTGACAGCAACACCAGTGAGGACAGCAATGACAACTGCCAAATGGCTCAGGACTGTTATACGTCCGCTTCTGCCGAAACCTTCTCCTGGGCTGGAACATTTCCTGAAATCATGTGATAGGGATATAACAAGCGATGTCACACGAAGAGCGCATGTAATATTGGAAGCTATTTTTCCAAATAGTTCCTTTGGTTACCAATGTGCAGGCGGAAGTTTGCAACCTGTTAACCTTATGGATGACATATGGGCAAAAGAGCGGAGATTAGAAGCTATCAAGCTATACTACAGAGTTCTTGAGGCAATGTGTAGAGCAGAAGCTGAGATTTTGCATGCTACCAACTTAAACTCTTTACTGACAAATGAGAGGTTCCATAGATGCATGCTGGCGTGTTCAGCTGAACTGGTTCTGGCTACCCACAGAAGCATAACAATGTTGTTCCCGGCTGTTCTGGAGAAGACTGGGATCACAGCCTTTGATCTCTGCAAGGTTGTAGAGAGCTTCATCAGATATGAGGATTCGCTGCCTAGGGAGTTGAGAAGGCATCTGAACTCTCTGGAGGAACGGCTGCTCGAGAGTATGGTATGGGAGAAAGGCTCTTCAATGTACAACTCTCTGATTGTTGCCAGGCCATCGCTTGCAGTGGAGATTAATCAGCTCAGATTACTAGCTGAACCGATGCCATCTCTGGATGCAATTGCAGCGCTTATTAACTTCTCTGGAGGACTAAATCATAATGCCTCATCTATCCAAATGCATGAAACATGTCCAGGTAATTTAGTTTGTATTCGTGTCAAAGCAGTTGAAACGCCTTATTGAACCTACTATTAATGGTGTGTGTGATTTTCTTACCAAATCTCTCAAACTTACAGGACAAAATGGGGATATTAAATCACCCAAAAGACAGTGTACTGATTACCACAGCATTCTAGTTGAGCGCAATTCCTTTACATCACCTGTAAAGGATCGTCTCTTGGCCTTTGGCAACGCTAAATCCAAGATGCCAGCACCTCCGTTGCAGTCTGCATTTGCTAGGTACATTTTGGGTCATTGTGGGAgttagtttggtttgatttatatCCATGTACTCGTTAAGTTTTAACTTTTTGGATATTTGTGTACAGTCCGACAAGGCCCAACCCAGGGGGTGGAGGAGAAACTTTTGCAGAAACTGGGATCAATATATTCTTCACTAAGGTAGCTGATCAATGCAATCTTGTGTGCTAAATGTCCAATACAACTTATAACTAATCGTTTGTTTGTCTTAACTACCATATTGACTACATGATGGTTTTCTACAGATTAGTAAATTGGCTGCTGTCAGAATCAACGGAATGGTGGAAAGGCTACAATTTTCTCAGGAGATAAGGGAGAGTGTATACCGTCTCTTTCAACATGTACTTGCTCAACGGACTTCTCTTTTCTTCAATCGACATATTGACCAAATCATTCTTTGTTGCTTTTACGGAGTGGCCAAGGTGAGTAGAGTACTTCATGGTCTTAAACTTTATGTTTTGTCTGTTTTATAATGGCTTATCTTCTGCTAACGCCTTTTTTCCATGAATAACCCCTCTAGATATCCCAAATGAGCCTGACTTTCAGTGAGATCGTATACAACTATCGGAAGCAACCACAGTGCAACCCGCTTGTCTTTGGCAGCGTTTATGTGGATTCTTTTCATTGTCGCCGTCAAGGGGTATTATTATATGTGAACACTTAACGTTAAGTTGAACTTGTTACTCTGTGAAGAAGACTAAAACTTGTGACAATGGCTTGTGTAACAGAGAATAGGGCCAGATCATGTTTACATCATCACATTCTACAACGACATATTTATTCCTGCCGCAAAGACGTTGCTGGTGGAGGTAGTTCCTGTAAGTAACGACCAGGCTGTGGAGGCCAATGATAAGCCTGAAGGTAGTTAAGAAATGTTAAGACGTGAGACTTTATCCATGAATCAGAACCTAAGCTAATTGATTGTCTTATATTGCATTTTACAGGTCATTGTCATGGATCCTCGAAAGTATCGGTGTTTCCAAGTGTTCCAGACATGTCCCCTAAAAAAGTATCGGCAGTACACAATGTTTATGTTTCTCCACTTAGGGGATCAAAGGTAAAGAGATCAAACTACTTAAAACTCTTCTTCACAGAGTAACCTTACCAGAGCCCTTATTTTTGACTAACCTTCCGTTGTACTGGTGAATTTGCAGATGGATGCTCTTATTTTACACAGCGCAAAGAGTTCCTATGCTTGTGTTGGAGAAAGCACACGTGCTTACCAGAGCCCTTCAAAAGACCTAACTGCCATCAACAACCGCTTGAACAAGTAAGTTTAAAACACACACATCTCTCATCAGCTTCTTCCATATATGCACAAGATTTGGCTAAAACCAACCCCTATATTGGTGtcacagcagcagcagcagcagcaacagcagCAAGCGCAAGAGGACGCTTAACTTTGACGTAGAACTGGTCAGCGATTCTATGGTAGCAAACAGCCTTCCCCTCAAAAACCAACAAAACCAAAATGGAAGTGATACGTCGTCCTCAGGTGGTGCATCCCTCAAAACTGAGCCACTACATTCATAGAGTTCTCTTCAACTATGCTATCTATCAACTGTAAATCCTTTCCCTAgagagttttttgtttttagctTTCTAGTCATCAAGTCAGGCTATGAGCCGCGATGGATTCCTTTTACTGTCTCTCTTtaacatttatcaataaaacaaatattattttacccTCATAATAAAAAGGAAGTTAATCCACATCCTTGCTGTAGATAAAAAATGGACGAAATGAGTATTACAATAACATTCATAGATTAAATATCTGAACTGGCCAACGACGCTTCTGACCCTTTGAGCTCACCCCTGTAGCCTCTAATGAGACGTCAATGCTGCGATGCTCAGACGCTCGTGCAACACTCACACGCAGATGGATGCTTGAGACTGGACTTTCTTCCGTTCCAATGGCTCCTCTTCTCTCAGCACCAGACAAAAGAGTGGCTGGTGCCAATGAGATTGGTTCTTGAAACGTTAAGACCGTCTGAGCCCAGTGTGTTGGAGGAGTGTAGGGTGATGTGGATAGTACGGTTGGGTTTTCCTTGCAGAACCTATTGGTGAAGCCTGTGTCAAACCACAACACAACACCGTGGCACAACCTAGCTTCTGTTTCTGAATCAATGGGCTCAAGCGTTGCTGTTGCTGTAAAATCTACTTCATCCGGCTTCATGGTAGCCAGGTCAAATGCCTACAAAAGGAAGAAACACATCAATTCAAAGGAAGTTGATTCTTAGATAGAAAGCAAATAAAGTTCGAGCAAGCTTTCAAACCTTGAGAAGGGCAGGCCCAGTCACTAAATCACGGTCCTCTATAACGTCAACAATGGGAATACGAGTAGTATCTTCAAGAATCTCCTTGCCAATTGAAGACATGTCAAAGCCATAGACATCTTCCCAGAAAGGAAGACTTGTGGCGCCTTTTCCAAATCCAGCAACAAACTTGAGATCCAAAGGAGGAGAACCAAAGGGATAAATAAAACTCATCAATATGATagcagaagaagaaacaaaaatttggagagaaagaaaaataacaatCACACCATTGTGGCTGTGTCAGGGAGGATTGCACCTCCAGGCTTCAACCACCGGTCTCTTGCATAGAGCACAGAAGTGAGCATTGACTCATATAGAAGGCAGTATCCCATCCATTCGCTGACCAACACATCAACACTTTGAGGTTGAATCTGTATGGAGTTTTCTAGCTCTTCAACCATTGAGTTTGCTACTTCAAGTACCCCATTATGCTCTTTATCATTAAACATTTTGTTATCCTTAGCAATCTattaggaaaagaaaaaacaatttcaaatgggAGAAGAgttaatataagaaaaataaagaaaacctttttttttgtaagtagAGAAAGCTAACCTTAGTTGCAACTTTGGCCATCTTCTCACTAGCTTCAACTGCAATTACCCTTGAAGCCCCAGCTTGAGCGGCAAAGAGACTACAGGCAAAGAAGACTGAATGTTTTAGTCATAACTGAGAGGCTTCCTGAAGAGAATGAGATGGCCACTATAGAGCACCTAACTAACCTCAATATTCCAGTTCCACAACCAACATCCATTACAACAGAGCCAGACAAGAGACTCGGATTCTTCAAAAGAGCATCCCTGTATGCTTCTGTTCTAACCTATAAATGAGAacaaaccaaaatgaaaaagcATCCAACAGTTGACAAACAGGCTCACATATCAGAAAATTGCATTTACCTTATCACTTATCATCTCCTTGTGAATCCCAAACGAACTATAAGATCCAAAATAATTCTCATTCACCTTCCTTACGTTCCTACCAACTAACCTCCCATCACAAACTCTAGCTTCTTCATCTTTCCCATTAACCACTACCAAACCATCCTTACAACTTCGTTTCAGGTCACTGCAGCTTGAGATAAGAGTAACACCCTTATTGCTTGACACAGAGCTTTCTCCTATAGCCTCAACGTCAATACTTAAATCCCCAAGCTTCTGCAAATCCTCCATCAAACCCTCTCTATCTAatccctcttcttcttcttcctcgtcatCAGCAAAGCTGTACAAAAGTGAATCCTCCTGCCAAAAGGGCTTCAGATACTTCTCATCATCCCAAGGAAAGTTCACATCTTTGACATCAACAGCTTTGTTCTCAGCCACCTAGTTTCATCAAAGGAGCCAActttatccaaaaaaaagacaaaaactttGTATAACAGGGAACACATAAAGTAATTAACCTGTGACCGAACATAGTTGATGAGCTTGAAGGAAGCGTAGAAGTCCAGCTTCAGCTCCTTTCTAACTCCGTGGAAGTCAAACCCGTGGCTCACAAGACAGTGCTCGAAGAGTAGAGCACAGGAAACGTAGTGAGAGTCACAGAACAAACAGAGGAAGTCAGATTCGGAGCCGTCACCGTCTTCCTCCataccagcttcttcttcccaGTCTCCCCAGTCTCCGTCTTCAGAGAAGTTCTCTTCTGTATCATCTTCATCGCTGTAGTTGTGAAGTTCGTCTTTAACCATCTTTGTTACCGCAGCAGCAGCCATGAGAGTGATAATAATATGTCAGACGGCGTTGAGTTCCTGAAGAGAGAGAGGGGTTTAAGAAGCGGAGAGACACAACCGGCGAAGGATTGGAGTAGTTAATGACGTTTCTACCCTTCTTCACAAAACCATTTGGTTCAATTAAATCATGACTTTAACCACAGAGTAAACCAAAATCTTATATTTACCGATTACGCCCATTTCGCCACTTAATGTTAAAACGACACCGTAGAATATCTGGAagttttttctttccttttctcaAATACTTTCGACAGAGTAAAGGACGTCCTACTGTTCGCGTGCTATATGGGCTATGGATTGGTTGAATTTAATTAAAGTTATAACTGTTGATTTGGTGGGTTGAGCCGGCCCGTGCAATCGTGCAACGCATGAGCAACTCATGAAAAAGCCCAGATAGCAAGCTATCTTGATGGGCTTTCTCCcttaaaaaatacaattaatatcGAGCGGGCCGATGGCCCACATATCAGatattaaactgataagaaCAGATACTACACTTGATCTTAGCCAAAAGGCCGAGAAAGGTATGATTAGGAAGTTGGGCTTCGCTTATCTTTTATAGCGCTAAGGTTATACCAACGTTTCTATATCTTACCGATGTGGGACATTTAGAAGGAGTTCAAGAACCGTCTATGTGAGCGATAATCAATACGACGTCGAGCCAGcagaaaaatgtaatttatcAATTAGGCCCCTCTTCCCATTCAATGGCAAAAACGACGTCGTTGActgtttctcttctttctcagCCTTTGATCCTTGGTTATTCATCTGAGGAAGAGAGAAAGATCCTCGCTTCAGCGATCAGATGGCGGCACCTTTCACGTTAAGGAAGATCGGCGTACCTCCGAACTCAGCGAACCTAACGGAAGCTCGCCGCCGTGTATTCGATTACTTCAGAGCTGCCTGTAGATCCATCCCTACAATCATGGACATTTACAATCTCCAAGACGTCGTCGCGCCTTCTCAGCTCCGTTTCTCAATCTCTGCTCAGATTCGTAAAAACGCTCACGTCACTGACCCTAAGGTACCCTCTCCTAATCAATTGAGCCCTTTTTTTTGCTTGTTATATTGCACTTTTGACTTGGCATCTATGTTTGAAAGTTGAGAGCTTTGGGGACTTAAACCTCCTGGGTAGTTGAGTCTTTTCGATGATAAAGTGTCTTTGTGTGTTTGTTGCTGGGTAGAGAGTTTCTCAGAGCGGAAAGGTGTGAGCTTTGGGGGACTTAAACCTTCTGGGTAGTTAAGTCTTTTCGATGATTTAAGTGTCTTCTGGATTGGGTGTTGGATAGAGTGTTACTGAGAGCGGAAAGGTGTGAGCTTTGGGGACTTTATCTTCTGGGTAATCGAGTCTTATCGATGATCAAAGTGTGTATTGTGTGTTGGGTGCTGGGTAGAGAGTTTCTTAGAGCTGAAAGGTGGGAGCTTTAACTACTCGTTTTACTTGTTACACATTGAATGCAACTTCTTGTGTTTGGATGCCAGTCAGTGATCATGGTTTATTGTTCTCTGTTGGCTCTTTTGGAATGCAATATATAGTGTTCGTGATGATAGTGTGGCTTCTTCTGCAGGTGATTGATCTTCTTCTATTCAAGGGAATGGAAGAGCTGACTGACATAGTGGATCACGCAAAGCAGCGTCACCATATCATCGGTCAATACGTGGTTGGTGAAGGGCTCGTCCAGAACACCGGAAGCAAGGATCAAGGAAAGTCTGATTTTCTCAAAAATTTCTACACCAGCAACTACTTCTGAACTCCTCATGTTTCCTTTTCGAGTTTCACCTAAAGCCTTTCATGACTTGAACAAGTCTTCTTCCCGCAAAATAATTAGACCTTTTTTCATTTGTATGAGTTTGGTCAAACCTCTCTCTAAGTTTTATCTGTGACAGTGTTTTTGCAGATATTGCTATGATTTAACTCTCAAATATAAACTGATATTGGTCTGTTTGATTAAACAATCCAAGTTCCTGAAAGTGTATCCCATCCTCTGTCATGTTGGTTTACTACGACCTTACACTGATGAATGAGCTC is part of the Raphanus sativus cultivar WK10039 chromosome 5, ASM80110v3, whole genome shotgun sequence genome and harbors:
- the LOC108861094 gene encoding retinoblastoma-related protein 1-like isoform X2; the protein is MEEVEPPLTPPPNDSNGNRSEASLLDLCQKVLSLESSICVEALNLFAETKLILSTNMADIGSGTAEEVERFWFAFVLYSVKMLSVRKQVDVHQSMAGGNGFNLCQILRALKLNIVDFFRELPQFVVKAGPVLCQLYGSDWENRLQAKELQADFVHLSLLSSYYKRGYREFFLTYDANAESTSANSASYLPDSYRFGWLLFLALRNHAFSRFKDLVTCTNGLVSILAILIIHVPCRFRNFNIQDSSRFVKKDDKDVDLIASLCKIYDASEDELRAIMEKTNNLIESILKKKHSSSSACQTDKLRSINPDGLTYFEDLLDERSISTSLITLEKDYADAVCNKSELDERIFINEEDSLLGSGSLSAGAVNITGVKRKTDSLSSPARTFISPLSPHKSPAAKTNSIIGGGNKLTATPVRTAMTTAKWLRTVIRPLLPKPSPGLEHFLKSCDRDITSDVTRRAHVILEAIFPNSSFGYQCAGGSLQPVNLMDDIWAKERRLEAIKLYYRVLEAMCRAEAEILHATNLNSLLTNERFHRCMLACSAELVLATHRSITMLFPAVLEKTGITAFDLCKVVESFIRYEDSLPRELRRHLNSLEERLLESMVWEKGSSMYNSLIVARPSLAVEINQLRLLAEPMPSLDAIAALINFSGGLNHNASSIQMHETCPGQNGDIKSPKRQCTDYHSILVERNSFTSPVKDRLLAFGNAKSKMPAPPLQSAFASPTRPNPGGGGETFAETGINIFFTKISKLAAVRINGMVERLQFSQEIRESVYRLFQHVLAQRTSLFFNRHIDQIILCCFYGVAKISQMSLTFSEIVYNYRKQPQCNPLVFGSVYVDSFHCRRQGRIGPDHVYIITFYNDIFIPAAKTLLVEVVPVSNDQAVEANDKPEGHCHGSSKVSVFPSVPDMSPKKVSAVHNVYVSPLRGSKMDALILHSAKSSYACVGESTRAYQSPSKDLTAINNRLNNSSSSSNSSKRKRTLNFDVELVSDSMVANSLPLKNQQNQNGSDTSSSGGASLKTEPLHS